The Strix aluco isolate bStrAlu1 chromosome 1, bStrAlu1.hap1, whole genome shotgun sequence genome has a window encoding:
- the TGM4 gene encoding protein-glutamine gamma-glutamyltransferase 4 — protein MSNNSGSDLKVTGIDFLKSQNTLLHHTDEYNIENLVVRRGQPFLLQLSFSRELKAADKLSLRFGIGEKPMKTRGTLMSLSVKREQDLSGWQISIVKNSGKECLLSVTSSPRAPVGKYILNVKTGTNIYKPPNGPMYLLFNPWCKDDVVFLDDEAQRKEYVLNDTGFIYVGSAYRIYDKPWNFGQFEEFVLDACMYLLDNSKLKLSNRSDPVSVSRVMSALVNANDDSGVLMGNWSGNYNNGTSPVDWIGSVSILQQYYKTKKPVCYGQCWVFAGVLTTVMRCLGIPSRCVSNFNSAHDTEENLTVDIYMDESGRIENGISFDSVWNFHVWNDVWMKRTDLPEGFDGWQAIDSTPQEQSGGIFQCGPCPLKAVREGDVYLPFDGKFVYAEVNADKVYWMVKKVNGKDKYIKLNAETQDIGVNISTKAVGQDKREDITAQYKFPEGSKEERKAMQRALSFIQPPGLTPRTRMPSIVPMAGAVSQPAVPCEAVPKSGVHLEIASKEALYPGNPLELVITVKTSTPGTWTINLTGSCQLQSYTGKVEASLGCVKETIKLEGKSEMQVPLKIAADAYMKTLSLVEDEVLIHITAIAEVQGTDYKLTKDMTMRFEYPPITIQMPETAKLNKEFTCAFIFKNNLNVPLDNCKLLVEGLGIFKMSTFDEGDVKPGRIIKSEIICTPTRLGEKKIIAKLISTQIKGISAVKAITVTE, from the exons ATGAGCAATAACTCTG GGAGCGATCTGAAGGTCACTGGGATTGACTTTCTCAAGAGCCAGAACACCCTCCTGCACCACACAGATGAGTACAACATTGAGAACCTGGTGGTGCGGCGTGGGCAGCCctttctgctgcagctcagcttcaGCAGGGAGCTGAAGGCTGCTGACAAGCTGTCGCTGCGTTTCGGCATCG GTGAGAAGCCAATGAAAACCAGGGGGACCCTGATGTCGCTGAGCGTGAAGCGGGAGCAGGATCTCAGCGGGTGGCAAATCTCCATCGTCAAGAACAGCGGCAAAGAG TGCCTGCTGTCTGTCACCAGCTCACCCAGGGCCCCTGTGGGAAAATACATCCTGAACGTGAAGACTGGAACTAACATTTACAAGCCCCCAAACGGTCCTATGTACCTTTTGTTCAACCCTTGGTGCAAAG ATGATGTCGTCTTCCTGGATGATGAGGCGCAAAGAAAGGAGTACGTGCTCAATGATACAGGCTTCATCTATGTTGGCTCTGCATATCGCATATATGATAAACCCTGGAATTTCGGGCAG TTTGAGGAATTTGTCTTGGATGCCTGCATGTATCTGCTGGACAACAGCAAACTCAAGCTGAGCAATAGAAGCGATCCTGTGTCTGTGTCCCGAGTCATGTCTGCTTTG GTTAATGCCAATGATGACAGTGGTGTCCTGATGGGGAACTGGTCAGGGAATTACAACAACGGGACCTCCCCTGTGGATTGGATCGGGAGCGTCTCAATTTTGCAGCAGTATTACAAAACAAAGAAGCCGGTCTGTTATGGTCAATGTTGGGTCTTTGCAGGAGTCCTCACTACAG TCATGCGCTGCTTGGGGATCCCATCCCGCTGCGTGAGTAACTTCAACTCAGCACACGATACAGAGGAGAACCTGACAGTTGACATTTACATGGATGAATCTGGAAGAATTGAGAACGGGATATCCTTCGACTCTGTCTG GAACTTCCACGTGTGGAACGATGTCTGGATGAAGCGGACAGATCTGCCAGAGGGGTTTGATGGCTGGCAGGCAATTGATTCAACCCCTCAGGAGCAAAGTGGAG GTATTTTCCAGTGTGGTCCATGCCCGCTGAAGGCTGTCCGAGAAGGGGATGTGTATTTGCCCTTCGACGGCAAGTTTGTGTATGCAGAAGTGAATGCTGACAAAGTCTACTGGATGGTCAAAAAAGTGAACGGCAAGGATAAGTATATCAAGCTGAACGCGGAGACCCAAGACATTGGCGTAAACATAAGCACAAAAGCCGTTGGGCAGGACAAGCGGGAAGACATCACCGCGCAGTACAAATTCCCTGAAG GCTccaaagaggaaaggaaggccATGCAGAGAGCTTTGTCCTTCATACAGCCTCCAGGACTGACACCTCGTACACGCATGCCTTCAATTGTGCCCATGGCTGGTGCAGTCTCCCAGCCTGCGGTCCCATGTGAGGCAGTTCCCAAGTCTGGGGTCCATCTTGAGATAGCCAGTAAAGAAGCTTTGTACCCTGGCAATCCCCTTGAACTGGTCATCACAGTGAAGACCTCAACTCCTGGGACCTGGACCATCAATCTTACCGGCTCCTGCCAGCTGCAGTCCTATACTGGGAAAGTTGAGGCCAGCCTTGGATGTGTCAAGGAGACCATCAAGCTTGAAGGCAAATCTG AGATGCAGGTCCCTCTGAAAATCGCGGCTGATGCGTACATGAAGACTCTGTCCTTGGTGGAAGACGAAGTGCTCATCCACATCACCGCCATTGCCGAGGTCCAGGGGACGGATTACAAACTCACCAAGGACATGACGATGAGATTCGAGTACCCTCCCATCACCATCCAG ATGCCAGAAACAGCCAAACTGAACAAGGAGTTCACCTGTGCCTTCATCTTCAAGAACAACCTGAACGTGCCCCTGGACAACTGCAAGCTGCTGGTGGAGGGCTTGGGCATATTTAAGATGTCAACATTTGATGAGGG gGATGTAAAGCCTGGTAGGATCATTAAGTCTGAAATAATATGCACTCCAACAAGactaggagagaagaaaataatagcCAAGCTGATCTCGACCCAGATCAAAGGGATCTCTGCAGTGAAGGCCATCACCGTCACTGAGTAG